A single genomic interval of Astyanax mexicanus isolate ESR-SI-001 chromosome 4, AstMex3_surface, whole genome shotgun sequence harbors:
- the mterf4 gene encoding transcription termination factor 4, mitochondrial, with translation MSAQACGVLRWTWRSVSLCSPLLFPVKQQAALVGIPRLFCSAPPPPKVQHPEPELTMRALAEMGFSETQAEVVYEVAKKKRCKHQVPILTSLFVLGFNPDSMLKVLEKCPDLYVVKESQLQQRIANLRKLGLLEGSLQRVISHYPQILSLPIKKVNAVSRLLREKCQFTVQQVTDILRDSPHILQEDHTSLEYVFQYAYFRMGCQQAEMVKAKLFRLSVEELQCRHGFLERRGLYQTPDKKGQTLIVNPKLKDFLPVSEETFLTKIALSTQEEFDVFRKLLARELEEERGREHTRTASDEGSDEEGDKSGDYDEETKEEEDVKDTGYNKRRKQRWEP, from the exons ATGAGCGCTCAGGCTTGTGGG GTCCTACGCTGGACTTGGAGGAGCGTTTCTCTCTGCAGTCCTCTGCTGTTTCCTGTTAAACAGCAGGCAGCTTTAGTGGGCATCCCCAGACTGTTCTGTTCTGCTCCGCCACCTCCTAAAGTACAGCATCCTGAACCAGAGTTAACGATGAGGGCTTTGGCTGAAATGGGTTTCTCTGAGACCCAGGCTGAAGTAGTGTATGAAGTTGCAAAGAAGAAACGATGCAAACACCAGGTGCCGATACTGACAAGTCTGTTCGTCCTCGGCTTTAACCCCGACAGCATGCTGAAGGTCCTGGAGAAGTGTCCTGACCTGTATGTGGTGAAAGAGTCTCAGTTACAGCAGCGTATAGCAAATCTGAGGAAACTCGGCCTGCTTGAAG GCAGTCTGCAGAGGGTGATAAGCCACTACCCTCAGATCCTGTCTCTGCCCATAAAGAAAGTAAACGCTGTGTCTCGGCTCCTTAGAGAAAAGTGCCAGTTTACAGTTCAGCAGGTGACTGACATCCTCAGGGACTCGCCTCACATCCTGCAGGAAGACCACACGAGTCTGGAGTACGTGTTTCAG TATGCATACTTCCGTATGGGCTGTCAGCAGGCTGAGATGGTGAAAGCTAAGCTCTTCAGGCTCTCAGTGGAGGAGCTGCAGTGCCGCCATGGGTTCCTGGAGCGCAGAGGACTGTACCAAACACCCGATAAGAAGGGCCAGACGCTGATCGTCAATCCCAAGCTCAAAGACTTTCTACCCGTCTCTGAAGAAACGTTCCTGACCAAGATCGCCTTGTCTACGCAGGAGGAGTTTGACGTGTTCCGGAAACTATTGGCGCGAGAGCTTGAGGAAGAGCGAGGGCGGGAGCACACTAGAACTGCCAGTGATGAAGGTAGTGATGAGGAAGGTGATAAAAGTGGGGATTATGATGAGGAGacaaaggaggaggaggatgttAAAGACACTGGCTACAATAAGAGGAGGAAGCAAAGATGGGAACCGTAA